One genomic segment of Hemibagrus wyckioides isolate EC202008001 linkage group LG08, SWU_Hwy_1.0, whole genome shotgun sequence includes these proteins:
- the LOC131357986 gene encoding serine/threonine-protein kinase pim-1-like yields MKKVSKPLPCDNVLELIEWFEMSDCYILVLERPSPCMDLQQFLKHHDGRLSEALAQKIMSQVVKAARHCCQAGVFHGDIKAENLLINPDTLDVKLIDFGCGALLSDTPYTEYEGTWSISPPEWVCDGEYFGYPATIWSLGVLLFYLVCGHMPFHNEDDIFYRKMYFAPGVSEVWCAP; encoded by the exons ATGAAAAAGGTCTCCAAGCCGCTTCCTTGTGACAATGTGCTGGAGTTGATTGAATGGTTCGAGATGTCCGATTGCTACATCTTGGTCCTGGAGCGACCCAGCCCATGCATGGACCTCCAGCAGTTCCTTAAACATCACGACGGCAGATTGTCAGAAGCACTGGCTCAGAAAATCATGAGCCAGGTGGTTAAAGCCGCTCGCCACTGCTGTCAAGCCGGTGTTTTCCATGGTGACATCAAGGCGGAGAACCTTCTCATCAACCCTGACACGCTGGATGTGAAGTTAATCGACTTTGGCTGTGGAGCTCTGCTCTCTGACACGCCCTACACAGAATATGAAG GAACTTGGAGTATCTCTCCACCTGAGTGGGTGTGCGATGGAGAGTATTTCGGATATCCTGCCACCATTTGGAGTCTGGGAGTTCTCCTTTTTTACCTGGTCTGCGGACACATGCCCTTCCATAATGAGGACGACATCTTTTACAGGAAGATGTACTTCGCTCCCGGCGTGTCTGAAG TGTGGTGCGCACCATGA
- the LOC131357984 gene encoding uncharacterized protein LOC131357984, translated as MSQSACRAIFRRSPRGALRRCRQYQLSCLATELTGFLEHLSDTSIPESPHLTHHIVRDAVCLDQSTQFHPKTCDQSTQTLYWHWTRTTSQGIQTIEISSDDSSSDSSSPPNSPDVPQRSPGFVPLLYSIHNIPQSSPVYSPPVSPTDYSPTFPQEPEVPSSTADPPVPLIPLDRLTPVRWEHELFFSRLILVVLVTVTEEQILEEYLK; from the exons ATGT ctcagtcagcctgCCGTGCTATCTTCCgaagaagtcccaggggtgctctgcgacgctgtcgccagtatcagctgtcTTGCCTGGCTACTgagcttactggtttcctggaacacctatctgaCACCTCCATCCCCGAGTCCCCTCACCTtactcaccatatcgtgagagatgCCGTCTGTCtcgatcagagcacccaatttcaccccaaaacctgtgatcagtctactcagaccctctactggcattggacacgcactACCTCTCAAGGCATCCAGACTATTGAGATCTCTTCTGATGATTCTTCTTCTGACTCTTCTTCACCTCCTAACTCTCCTGATGTTCCCCAACGTTCTCCTGGCTTTGTGCCTTTGCTTTACAGTATTCACAATATTCCCCAATCTTCTCCTGTCTATTCGCCTCCagtttctcccactgattactctcccaCTTTTCCTCAGGAACCGGAGGTCCCTTCTTCTACagctgaccctccggtcccactgatcccactggatag GTTGACGCCGGTCAGGTGGGAGCATGAGCTGTTCTTCTCCAGACTCATTCTGGTGGTATTGGTCACCGTAACTGAAGAACAGATCCTTGAAGAATATCTGAAGTAA